The window CCGACCTGCTCGTCGACGTGGGCACCGACACCGGGAACGCGATTCTGATCGCGATCGAGAGCATGAACGATCCGGTGTTCGCGCTGGCGAGTAACGCGGGACCGGCAACGCCGGTGATCATCACCGCGATCGTCGTCGGCGAGGTCATCGTCGTGCTCTGGATACTCCAGCGGTTGGTGTTCGTCCTCGCCGACCTGCTGCAACTTGGAGGGCTGACCGAATGACCATCAAACAGACACTGAAATCCCCGGTAGCGAAGGTTTCGGCAGGTCTCGGCGCGATCACCGCGATCGCACAGCCCGAGATCCTCTTCGCCGTCGGTGACGCGCTGATCGCGTCGGGACCGCAGATCTTCTCGGCGCTCACCGTCAGCGCGCTCACCCTACCACGGTTCCTGCCGCCCGATTCGACGGTCGACTGGATCCTCGTGGCAGCGGCGGCGCTGTTCGTGCTGTACCTTGCCCGGGAGATCAACGAGAACTTCGAGAGAGAAGGACTATGACACACGATAACGCGGACGAATCGGTGTCGAATCGTGCGGGAACTAGCGGGGGTGCCAGCTGATGGCGGCCGGAGTGACGCTCGGGCTCGGTTTGGTAGCCCTCGGTGCGATCGTCTACTTTGTCGGGGTCGACTCGACGAAGGCGGCGGCCACGAAGGCGGGCGGTACGGTCCGGAACAACGTCAACCGCAGCGTCGCGGTTGGTGCCGGCGGTGCGCTCGCCGGGCTGCAGTTCGGCGACCAGCTGGTGAACGCCATCCTTGCCGAGCCGGGCTTCGCGATGACAGCCGTCGCCGGAATCGCGGGCGCGCTCGGTATCGAGGGGCTCCTCGGGGACGTCTCGGGGCTTCAGTTCCTCCTCATCGGGCTGATCGCATTCGTCACCATCTACGCGGTGGTCGGAGGTGACGACTGATGTCGACGAGTGACCTCATTCCGCTGGAGCGACCAAGCCTCGGGAACGTCGCGATCGCCGTCGCGCTCGGACTCATAGGGTTCTACATCAGCGCGACAACGTTCGCGAGCGGTCCGTCGACAGTACTTGAGGCCGGCCTTGCTGTCGCAGGGTTCGGCGTCTTCGCACTCTGGACGTGGGTCGCATACCTCGAGGCGGCGATCGTCGACCGAGCAGAGGGAAAGCGATGAAGCTGAGCACGCGTCGCACGATCCGAGGTTGGTTGCTTGACCTCCCGGACAAGACGCTGCTCGCAGCGCTGTTCGCAGCCGGAGCAGTCTCAGTGCTGGGCATCGTGACAGAGACGGATTCGGTGTTCCTCGGTGGGGTGATCGCCGTCCTCGGCGTGATCTACGTCAACGCCGAGGTCCCCTACGATACGTGTCCGAACTGCCGTTCGAAGGTGAACGCACTCGGAGAGCGGTACTGTCCGACCTGCGGCGCTCGACTCGACGAACTCGAAGCGGCGCCGCCGATCGACGAGCGCGTCGACGAGCGATTCCGCCCGCTCAACCTCGAGGAAATCGAGCGTTCGCCAGAGCTGGAAGCCATCGCCGACGGCGGCGAGTTCGGTGACGAGGAGGTTGACCGATGAACCGCGGCGCCGCGGTCGCCGCGGTCAGTCTCGCTGTCCTCCTCGTCGCGACGATGGCGACGCCCGCACTGGCGGCCGTGGCGCCTCCCGGCGACACGAGCCCACAAACAAACGGCTCGGAGGTCTCCTCGGCAGGGCCGTTCGATATCGACCAGCTGCGGAACGGCGGAACGCAGCCGACGGCGGCGCCACCGAGCGTCCGCTACGTCGGTGACACGGAGATCGACGGCGCGATCGCCGTCCGGTACCGGCCGGCCGACCCGCTGTCGAACGAGCCGATCTACTTGGAGGGCGGACAGACCCTCAACACAGACCAGATCGAGCTGTACTCGACGGTGTTCGGCGACTCGACCGGCGAGTACGACCTCGTTATCGTCTACTGGCAGCCGGAGAGCCGGCAGACCGAGAATGGCTCGGCGGTCGACGTTGCGGCGAACCAAGAGGTACAGCGGGTGACCGTCACCGTCGAAGACGGCTACGCGTCGGCGCCGGTCGAGCTCAACAGTCACTACGACAGCAACGTCCAGGCGACGATGTGGCTCGAGCAGGACGGGCAAGCCGTCGACGGCGCACGCTGGCGGTTCGAGCACGCGTCGGCGCCGGCGAGCCAACAGGTCCAGATCGAGACGCAGGCCGACGCGTGGTGGTACTCGTTTCGAACCGCGATTCTGCCGGGGATCGCATCGATCATCATCGGGCTCTCCGGTGCGAAGGCGACGCTCAGACTCGCCGGGAGAGGGCCGGGGTACAGCCTCACGTCGTGGGGAATCTTCTCGGCGCTCCTTGTCACTGGCGTGCTCGGTGGCCTGTACTACGAGATTGCGACAGTGGTCGCTCACCTCGATGTGCTGATGGGACTCGCGCTGCTCCCGATCGCCTACGGCGGCGGGCTGCGGATGAGCCCGCCGACCGAGCGGATCGCGTTCGTCCGCAAGGAACTCACCGACGCTGTCAGCCTGCGGCGGGGTGAGACCGACAAGGAGCCCGACGCACTCGCCGACGGCGGCGAAGCAAACTCAACCGTGACCGATTCCGTGGAGATCGGTGAGGACGGCTACTTTGACGAACTCTACGAGCAGCTGGTAATTAAGACGACGATCCGAGCGCCCGACGGTGGGCGGATGGTCCCGAAGAAGGGGATCCGGCCGTTCTTCGCGCGGCTGTTCGCCAAGGCCGCTCGGCTTGATCTCTCCCAGCTGCGGACGCGTGTCCGCGTCGAGGGTGACGCCACGCAGAAGGTCTACGTCGACCCGGACGAGGACAGCGCCGTCGAGCACCGGCCTGCACGGCTCCGGCGGCGGATGCCGGTGTGGCACCGGCTTCCGGAGCCGGTGGATGGCGAGGCGCTCTCACCCATCACGCGCGGCCTTTACGGCCTGCTCACTGTTGGTGCGATCGCGCTCCCCGCCATCGGATGGAAGGCCGGAGAAATGGCCGCGAACGTGCCGACAGTCGGTGCTGCCGTCGGTCTCGTGCTGCTCGCGGTGGAAAGCTACGAGGCCGTCGGCGGGTCGATCGACTTTGAGCCGGCGCCAAGACACGACGTCACGGCGGACGCCTCGCTCACCGTGATGCAAAGCGAGCATGCGGACGCAAAGCTCCTCGAGGACTACGAAGAGATCGCGTGGAGCGAGCGGATCAAGACGGCGCTGGAAGCCCGGGAGATCGACTCGCGGCGCGACAGGTCGATGATTCAGACGTTCCTCGAAGACGAGATCGGCGTCTCACTCTCGGCGCTCGGTCTCGAGGACAACGCCGGGACCGACGTCGACGATGAGAGCGAGTTCTCGTTTGATGAGAGCGAGATTAAAGCGCGCGACAGCGGTCCGCGTCGAGCGGAGGGAGACGATGACTGAATCTACCCGCGCCCGCACGACGCGGCCGGCACTCGACGTGCTCGACCGTGATCAGGACCGACTCCTTTATGACGGGGACGCACGCCGGGAACCGCCGATACAGCCGTTGACCGATGGGTTTGATGATGTGTTCTACGCGCTTTCGTGGTATCAGGCGGCCGGGATCCGAACGCTCGGAAACGTCGAGAAGGTTATAGAGCCCTCGGACATGATGCCGATGTCGGGGCTCCTCGAGAAGCTTCTCACGGTCAACGACGGCCGAGAGTCGGAGTACGTCCGCCGGCGGCTCGTCGAGCAACTCGACAGCGCGTGCGACCTCGCATACCGGCAGTTCCGCCCGCGAGCTAGCGAGCGCGTTGAGACTGACGAGGGGGAGACATGGAGCGATGTCGACCCGGATGTGGAGTCGAACCCGCTGATGCGGCCGGCGTTCCGACAGCTCGACCAGGGGCAGGCTGCGGCGCTGATCGACCTCTGGACCGGGTTCAAGGACCGAGAAGCGCTCGGCCGGTGGGTTCGAAACCTGTCGACGCCGACGAACGGCGAAAAGCCCGACGGCCTCCTCGACGAGATCGTGGGGAACCCGCCGCTGTTGGACGCACTGCTCGAGCAGGATGCAGAGACGGCGAAGGTGACGCGGTATCGCTTCGGTATCGCTGTCGTGATGCCGTCGTTCCTCGCGGCCGCGCGAACGCTGAACGGTGGCGAACGGACGGATAGCAGCGGTGCAACACACGGTGCGTGGAAATCATGAGTCAGTCATTCAGTAGTCAAAACAAGGAGCAGAACCAGAAACAGGAAGTCCTCGACCAGCTGCACAAGGACTTCGAGTCGTGGGACAAGTCGCGGCAGGCTGTCTACCACGCGACCGAGAAGTCGTGGGGGCGGCTGCAGAACTACCACAACGACGGCGAACGCATCTACAAGGACTTCTCCGATACGAACGGGAACAGCATGAAGCCCTTCTTCAAGAAGCTCGAGTCGCTCACGCGAACGGCTCGCTTGGAGGGCAAAGAGAACTCGCACCCGGTGTATCGCTACCCGAGTGCGTACCTCGACGCGATCATCCACGTCGACGACGCGGAGTTGTGGGCGCTCGAGGAGGGCCGGACTGACGACGATATCATCGCTGACCAGCAGCGGACGCGTCGGAAGGTCCTCGAGTGGCTCGCGAGAGAGGAGAACAGCCACGTCCTCAAGGCGATGGGCGACGGCGGCACCGACATCTGGGCGCACTCGAAGCCCGGCGGCGGGAAGACGTCGTTCGCGAACGTGATCGGTGGGATTCGGATGCCTGAGATCAACAACGAGACGCTGCTCTGGATGCTCACGCTCGACGAGCTCGAGTGTCTCCCGCTCGCGCCCTACATGACCGTCGCGGTCCCGGAGGGCGTCGAGTACGAGGTTCACACCAAACCCCGGAACCCGACGCTCCCGACGACCGAGATCGAGCTGACCGATGTGTTTCGAGACACGATCGAGTACCGAACACCCCGGGACCTGATGACGAAGATCGTCCCAGGCGGGCTCTACGCCGTGCTGCCAGACCCGTTGTTCCGCGGCTGCGAGAAGCAGACGACAGCGACGTACACACCGGCACGAGAGGCCGACGAGCCGGCCGAGGTGACGCCGCTCCGCGACGTTAATTTCGCGTTCATGGACACGAGGGCAAAAGACGACGAGTTCCTCCACTCGACGACGATGGTCCACGACGAGTTCTCGGACCTCGTGCCGCTGAACCCGGAGGCAGACGAGAACGACCAGAACCGGAAGGTGAAGGGCTACCCGGTCTCGCAGGGAAAGGGCCGGAAGAAGAACCTCTCGACGATGACGCTGTCACACAGTGTCGCTCGAGTTGACGAGGGCGTCCGCGAGAAGACGCGATGGTTCGTCACGATGCCAAAAACCCCGCCGCCGAGTGCGTCGCTGTCCGGGATCGGCAACGTTCCGATAGACAAACACTACATCAACCGCTTCGCCGACCGGACAGGGCGGGCGGTCATCTGGCGT is drawn from Halorubrum sp. CBA1229 and contains these coding sequences:
- a CDS encoding zinc ribbon domain-containing protein, which produces MKLSTRRTIRGWLLDLPDKTLLAALFAAGAVSVLGIVTETDSVFLGGVIAVLGVIYVNAEVPYDTCPNCRSKVNALGERYCPTCGARLDELEAAPPIDERVDERFRPLNLEEIERSPELEAIADGGEFGDEEVDR